The following DNA comes from Rhodopseudomonas boonkerdii.
CCACCTTCGCCCGTACGCTGGCGGCCATCTCGCGCAACGTGATGGTGATTGCCGGCGCCTTTCTCGGTATCATTCTCACCGCAGGCATCATCATCACGCTCAGCATCCGCATGCCGCTGCGGCAGATCATGACCTCGATGCGGGCGATTACCTCGGGCGACCTCGATCGCAAGGTGCAGGGCACCACGGCCACCGACGAGATCGCCGCCATGGCGCGGGCGGTCGAAGTCTTTCGCCAGAACGCCATTGCCAAGCGCGACGCCGAAAACGAGCTGCGTGCGGCCAAGGAAAAGGCCGAGAGCGCATTGCTCGAACTCAATACGGCCCAGCAGAACCTGATCGACGCGGAACGGCTCGCCGCGCTCGGCGGCCTCGTCGCTGGCGTGGCCCATGAGGTCAACAACCCGATCGGCATCAGCCTGACGGTGGCATCGAGCTTCGCACGTCGCGCCGAGATGTTCGACGCGGAACTCCGCTCGAAATCACCGCTGAAACGCTCGCAGCTCGAAGATTTCGTCAGGACGTCGCAAGACGCCGCGCAGCAACTGGTCGCCAATCTGCATCGCGCCGGCGACCTCATTCAGTCCTTCAAGCAGGTGGCGGTCGACCGTTCCCATGCCGAACGCCGCCAGTTCAACCTCGGCGAGGCCACCGACCAGATCATCGCCAGCCTGCGGCCGGTGCTGAAGAAGGCGCCGATCACAATTTCCGTGGACGTGCCCGATGGTCTCCTGGTCGACGGCTATCCCGGCTCCTACGGCCAGATCCTGACCAACCTGTTCCTGAACGCCGCCAACCATGCGTTCCCAGGCGGGCAGCCGGGAGCGATTTCGATCACGGCCAAGCCGCGCGGCGCCGACGACATAGAGATCAGTTTTACGGACAATGGTGTCGGTATGAGCCCTGAAGTACAACGGCAGGCGTTCGATCCGTTCTTTACCACGCGCCGCAATGACGGGGGCACCGGCCTCGGACTGCATATTGTCTATAACCTGGTCACCCAGCAGCTGGGCGGCCGCATGATGCTGGAGTCCCGCCCGGGACAAGGCACGACATTTCGCATTATCATGCCGCGGACTGCCACCGGCGTCGCTGGCTCATTCGACGGAACGATGCAATGGCCGACCAGGACGATGTCCTCTACCTGATCGAAGACGACGGCGAGGCTCCGAGCGAGCCTCATGCCCGCAGATGGAAGATCGCCGTCATCGACGACGATCAGGCGGTGCATGAGGGCACGCGCTTTGCGCTCAGCGACTATACGCTGAACGGGCAGACATTGGAGATCCTCTCCGCCTATTCAGCCGCCGAAGGCCGCGAGCTGATGCGCCAGCATCCCGATGTCGCCGCCGTGCTGCTCGACGTCATTATGGAGACCGACGATGCCGGCCTCGCCCTCGTCGAATATATCCGCAACGAGCTGCGCAACGAGACCGTCCGCATCATCCTGCGCACGGGCCAGCCCGGCCAGGCGCCGGAACGCCGCGTCATCGTCGACTACGACATCAACGACTACAAGGCGAAGACCGAACTCACCGCCGACAAGCTGTTCACTTCGCTGACCGCAGCGCTGCGCAGCTATCAGCAGCTCGAACGCATGGTCCAGACGCGGCGCGGACTCGAAATCATTCTCGATGCCGCCTCCACGCTGTACGACTTCCGCTCCATGCAGCGGCTTGCCGAAGGCGTACTGACCCAGATCGCCTCGCTGCTCAATGTGGATTGCGCAGGAATTCTCGTCCTGCGCGACGGCGGCGGAGTTCAGCAAGATTTTGCCGTGCTGGCGGGCTCCGGCTGCTACAGCCGCTTCATCGGCTGTCCGACGCCGGACTCGCTGGATTCCGATCTGCGTCAGATGGTGGAAGATGCCTTCCGTCGCCGCAAGCACGACTTCAACGATCACCGCACGGTGCTCTATGTGCGCACAGGCTCGGGCCGCGAGGTCGTCGTGCTGCTGCAGGCCGAGCGTGAGCTGTCCGAGACCGACCGCTCGCTGGTCGAGATTTTCGGCAGCCGGCTTTCGATCGCTTTCGACAACGTGATCCTCTATCAGCAGCTTCAGGCCGCCAATACCCAGCTGGAAGATCGCGTCACCCAGCGTACCCGCGCGCTGATGCAGGCCAATCGCCGCCTCTCGACCCAATGGCTGCGGCTGCAGCGCGCCAACGGCTTCAAGAACGAGATTCTCGGCACTGTCGCCCACGACCTGAAGAATCCACTCGGCGTCATTCTCGGCCGCACCGAGATGTTGACCGAACTGATCGCCGCCGGCTCGGCCAAGGAAAACGTCGCCACGCAGATCGACCATATCCGCGACGCCACCAAGCGCCTCACCGCCATGGTAGATCACCTGATCTCCGATGCGATCGCCGATGCCTTCGACATTACCATCCGCCGCGAGCCGGTCGATCTGTCGGCACTGGTCAGCGACGTCGCGGAGGCCAATCGTCCGTCCGCGGTCAACAAGCAGCAGCAAATCGCGGTGTCATCGCCCGGCCATTCCGATCTCACCATGTGCGATGCAGACCGCATGCGCGAGGCGATCGACAATCTCGTCAGCAACGCCATCAAATATTCGCCGATTGGCGGCAAGATCGATATTGTCGTCAATGGCGATGCCGATCGTGTCCGCATCAGCGTCAGCGATCAAGGCGCCGGTCTTTCGCCGGAAGATCTCGACCGCCTGTTCGGCCGCTTCCAGCGGCTCTCCGCCAAGCCGACCGGCGGTGAAAGCTCGACCGGTCTTGGCCTCTCCATCGTCAAACGCATCGTGGACATGCATGGCGGCGAAGTGACTGCCGACAGTGCCGGACCCGGGCAAGGCGCCACCTTCACTATCACGCTGCCGGCGGCGATCGAGGCCCGGCCATGAGCACGAGCCCGCATATCGTCGTCGTAGACGACGAAGCGCCTGCCCGCGAGATGGTCGGCGATTATCTGAAGATGCACGGCTTCACTGTCACGCTATGCGACGGCGGCAAGAGCCTGCGCGGCGAGATCGAAACCCGGTTGCCGGATCTCGTGGTGCTCGACCTCAACATGCCCGAAGAAGACGGACTCTCGATCATCCGCGATCTCAAGAGCCGCACCAACGTGCCGGTGATCATGCTCACGGCGACCGCAAGCCCCATCGATCGGGTCGTCGGCCTCGAACTCGGCGCCGACGACTACATTGCAAAGCCCTGTGAACTGCGCGAGTTGATGGCACGCATTCGCTCGGTGCTGCGCCGAAGCGTGGCCTCACAGAAGGCAGCGGAGGCTGCGCCGGCCGCGAAGTCGAGGGATCATCTCGTCCGCTTCGGAACCAAATGGCTCGATCTCGAAGCCCAGGCACTGCGCGACGAGGAGGGTAACGAACATCCACTCACCGCCTCCGAATTCGGCCTGCTGAAAGTGTTCGCGGCCAATCCGAAGCGTGTGCTGTCGCGCGAGCGGCTGCTCGAACTCGCCAATGCGAGGGATGCTGAAGCCTTCGACCGCGCCGTGGACCTCCGCATCATGCGCATCCGTCGCAAGATCGAGCCCGATCCGGCGAAACCAGCCGTGATCCGCACCATCCGCGGCGGTGGCTACCTGTTCTCACCCGCCGGCGAAAAGGCCTGACATTTCTCCCCGACCCTCCCGCTTGCAGAGGGAGGGGACAACGCCGCGATCACCGCATCCATCTGAAATCATTGAATTTTTGTCCCCGAATGTTTCGTCGCCCGAGCCGCGACGAAACAAAACTCCCCTGTCACGAAACCATTTTCCGCTTTTCAAGCCGCCATTCTGAAACCGGCGATCCTTAACAACTGGCCTTAACGAAACGCCCGTCACCGACGTTTCATTGGGAGCCAGCCATGTCGAACGTCATCGCCATCAACCCCGCCGGCCGCCAGGGAATCATCACCGCCCGCACCACCACGGACGAGATGCTGCTGGAACGGATTGTCGAAGGCGACCGCAGCGCGATGCATACACTCTATGCCCGGCATAATGTGCGGGTCTACCGCTTCGTGCTGCGCATGCTGCGCGATGTCGCCGCGACGGAAGATCTGGTCAGCCAGGTGTTCCTCGATGTGTGGCGCACCGCCAGCCAGTTCGAAGGCCGTTCCCAGGTCTCCACCTGGCTGTTGTCGATCGCGCGCTTCAAGGCGCTCACCGCACTGCGGCAGCGCAAATACGAAGACATCGATCAGGACGAGGTGATGGGTGTTGCCGACAGCGCCGACACGCCGGAAGCTTCACTGGATCGCAGCCGCACCAACGAGATCCTGCGGGCCTGCGTGGCCAAACTTTCGCCGGCGCACCGCGAGATCGTCAACCTCGTCTACTATCATGAGAAGTCGGTGGATGAAGTCGCCGGGATCGTCGGCATTCCTGCCTCCACCGTGAAGACGCGCATGTTCTACGCCCGCAAGCAGCTCGCCGACCTCTTGAAGAATGCCGG
Coding sequences within:
- a CDS encoding sensor histidine kinase, which produces MAAQGRTGIVGLVRAIPIRWRILSIAALNSAVVLVLAGLIWSGSRVLSSAWEDVRQVRQSDQVLALLESETGRLQNLIHRYINQPSPELFAEILLLREAVLGTLNTRASTDPMISGSVAELERVTERFLSGFGELRTLQSTIAKTYEDQVLGPAKDMAGLYSIIEGATGQRDALIWPALGKSREAFTAMLVAANSYYLSLASASAEEARRNTEMIERTIPVMTDLADNDLQRIALQRLKGSASALRDGLTKLSEQLSSRTDLLRNSIDASQAETIAAIDGLSVKMRQREQSAQTTFARTLAAISRNVMVIAGAFLGIILTAGIIITLSIRMPLRQIMTSMRAITSGDLDRKVQGTTATDEIAAMARAVEVFRQNAIAKRDAENELRAAKEKAESALLELNTAQQNLIDAERLAALGGLVAGVAHEVNNPIGISLTVASSFARRAEMFDAELRSKSPLKRSQLEDFVRTSQDAAQQLVANLHRAGDLIQSFKQVAVDRSHAERRQFNLGEATDQIIASLRPVLKKAPITISVDVPDGLLVDGYPGSYGQILTNLFLNAANHAFPGGQPGAISITAKPRGADDIEISFTDNGVGMSPEVQRQAFDPFFTTRRNDGGTGLGLHIVYNLVTQQLGGRMMLESRPGQGTTFRIIMPRTATGVAGSFDGTMQWPTRTMSST
- a CDS encoding ATP-binding response regulator; this encodes MADQDDVLYLIEDDGEAPSEPHARRWKIAVIDDDQAVHEGTRFALSDYTLNGQTLEILSAYSAAEGRELMRQHPDVAAVLLDVIMETDDAGLALVEYIRNELRNETVRIILRTGQPGQAPERRVIVDYDINDYKAKTELTADKLFTSLTAALRSYQQLERMVQTRRGLEIILDAASTLYDFRSMQRLAEGVLTQIASLLNVDCAGILVLRDGGGVQQDFAVLAGSGCYSRFIGCPTPDSLDSDLRQMVEDAFRRRKHDFNDHRTVLYVRTGSGREVVVLLQAERELSETDRSLVEIFGSRLSIAFDNVILYQQLQAANTQLEDRVTQRTRALMQANRRLSTQWLRLQRANGFKNEILGTVAHDLKNPLGVILGRTEMLTELIAAGSAKENVATQIDHIRDATKRLTAMVDHLISDAIADAFDITIRREPVDLSALVSDVAEANRPSAVNKQQQIAVSSPGHSDLTMCDADRMREAIDNLVSNAIKYSPIGGKIDIVVNGDADRVRISVSDQGAGLSPEDLDRLFGRFQRLSAKPTGGESSTGLGLSIVKRIVDMHGGEVTADSAGPGQGATFTITLPAAIEARP
- a CDS encoding response regulator gives rise to the protein MSTSPHIVVVDDEAPAREMVGDYLKMHGFTVTLCDGGKSLRGEIETRLPDLVVLDLNMPEEDGLSIIRDLKSRTNVPVIMLTATASPIDRVVGLELGADDYIAKPCELRELMARIRSVLRRSVASQKAAEAAPAAKSRDHLVRFGTKWLDLEAQALRDEEGNEHPLTASEFGLLKVFAANPKRVLSRERLLELANARDAEAFDRAVDLRIMRIRRKIEPDPAKPAVIRTIRGGGYLFSPAGEKA
- a CDS encoding sigma-70 family RNA polymerase sigma factor, whose protein sequence is MSNVIAINPAGRQGIITARTTTDEMLLERIVEGDRSAMHTLYARHNVRVYRFVLRMLRDVAATEDLVSQVFLDVWRTASQFEGRSQVSTWLLSIARFKALTALRQRKYEDIDQDEVMGVADSADTPEASLDRSRTNEILRACVAKLSPAHREIVNLVYYHEKSVDEVAGIVGIPASTVKTRMFYARKQLADLLKNAGIDSLAA